Proteins co-encoded in one Brassica rapa cultivar Chiifu-401-42 chromosome A02, CAAS_Brap_v3.01, whole genome shotgun sequence genomic window:
- the LOC103853769 gene encoding defensin-like protein 295, with translation MASKITFFFLLALVISCATMVSIPTVEAQVFLPCKTAKDCEYLHCSSGTGQCVKSQCQCSGSLTRKAKIDSFKTTSYAQTCKVTSDCDPSMKPSCVSGSYMCFNGFCTCTH, from the exons atGGCATCAAAGATCACATTCTTCTTTCTCCTTGCTCTCGTTATCTCTt GTGCAACGATGGTGAGCATTCCGACAGTGGAAGCTCAGGTTTTTCTTCCTTGCAAAACAGCTAAAGATTGTGAATACCTTCATTGCTCGAGTGGGACAGGTCAGTGCGTAAAGAGTCAGTGTCAATGTAGCGGCTCGCTGACTCGTAAAGCTAAAATCGACAGCTTTAAAACGACGAGTTATGCTCAGACGTGCAAGGTGACGAGTGATTGTGACCCTAGTATGAAACCTTCATGTGTTTCGGGATCTTATATGTGTTTCAATGGCTTCTGTACGTGTACTCATTAA
- the LOC103853770 gene encoding putative cysteine-rich receptor-like protein kinase 39 isoform X1, producing the protein MGKSFALVIILLSFLLLLVLQNLEVVNAVGCTGSFYNENSTYVQNRDDIFSTLPDKVIANGGFYNSSLGNSPNRVYALVLCQRGYEQQDCFNCVLSATRGIKKDCPTRMNSYTWDKDVEDNVSCLVRSSIHSTFGSLELEPAVRYPSPDGIDPSKNMTLFEQEWDGMVNRTVEAATGAETSSVLKYHGAIEAEFTEFENVYMLMQCTPDITSQDCNRCLRACVTLFKNQFWGRRGGEVNRPSCFFRWDFYTFHGAFGNVTRLPSPPAQEKGSSATDKKGRSTRSWVTIAIFVVLTFINVFVSISLIKFFARRRKSNNGINVDREEHSESDGQHMLRFNLGMILTATNNFSSENKLGQGGFGTVHKGILPNGQEIAVKRLSKGSGQGDTEFKNEVSLLTRLQHRNLVKLLGFCSEGDEEILVYELVHNSSLDHFIFDEERRSLLSWELRFRIIEGIARGLLYLHEDSQLKIIHRDLKASNILLDAEMNPKVADFGTARLFEAEETRAETRRIAGTRGYMAPEYLNHGKISAKSDVYSFGVMLLEMISGERNNSFEGEGLAAFVSFCPEFSFIFKPLCTECKMYMFFVQAWKRWVEGKAEAVIDPLLMKDPINEIMKLIQIGLLCVQENAAKRPTMRLVIVWFGSDTIIIPLPKAPAMSGSQSQSEDGTMSISNDSTELSCR; encoded by the exons atggGGAAATCCTTTGCTTTGGTGATCATTCTCttatcttttcttcttcttcttgtccttCAAAACCTCGAAGTCGTTAACGCCGTCGGGTGTACCGGAAGCTTTTACAACGAAAACAGCACTTACGTTCAGAATCGCGACGATATATTCTCTACTCTTCCTGATAAAGTAATCGCCAACGGTGGATTCTACAACTCTTCACTCGGCAACAGTCCCAACAGAGTTTACGCTCTTGTCCTCTGCCAAAGAGGCTACGAGCAACAAGATTGTTTCAACTGTGTCCTTAGTGCGACTCGGGGTATAAAAAAGGATTGTCCAACCCGAATGAATTCGTACACGTGGGACAAAGACGTTGAAGACAATGTTTCTTGTCTTGTACGTTCCTCAATCCACTCAACTTTTGGGAGCCTCGAGCTTGAACCTGCTGTTCGATACCCAAGTCCAGATGGTATCGATCCATCTAAAAACATGACCCTTTTTGAACAAGAGTGGGATGGGATGGTTAACCGGACTGTCGAGGCCGCCACTGGTGCTGAAACTTCCTCTGTGCTTAAGTACCATGGTGCCATAGAAGCCGAGTTCACCGAGTTTGAAAATGTCTACATGCTGATGCAGTGCACACCGGACATAACTTCTCAAGATTGCAATAGATGTTTGAGAGCATGTGTGACGTTATTTAAAAACCAGTTCTGGGGCAGACGAGGAGGCGAGGTCAATCGTCCGAGCTGCTTTTTCAGGTGGGATTTTTATACATTCCATGGTGCTTTTGGTAATGTTACTAGACTTCCTTCACCTCCGGCTCAGGAGAAGGGGAGCTCTGCAACAGACAAGAAAG GAAGAAGCACAAGGTCTTGGGTAACCATCGCGATATTTGTGGTTCTtacttttattaatgtatttgtaTCTATCAGTCTCATAAAGTTCTTTGCTCGGAGGAGAAAATCAAACAACGGAATCAATG ttGATAGGGAAGAGCACTCTGAGTCTGATGGTCAACATATGCTACGGTTTAATCTTGGTATGATCTTGACAGCAACCAATAACTTCTCGTCTGAAAATAAGCTTGGCCAAGGTGGATTTGGTACTGTCCACAAG GGGATATTACCAAACGGGCAAGAGATAGCGGTGAAGAGATTATCAAAAGGTTCAGGACAGGGAGATACAGAGTTTAAGAATGAGGTTTCACTCTTGACAAGACTCCAACATAGGAATCTCGTTAAGCTTCTTGGTTTCTGTAGtgaaggagatgaagagattCTTGTCTACGAGCTTGTCCATAATTCAAGTCTTGACCACTTTATCTTCG ATGAAGAGAGGCGTTCACTTCTTTCATGGGAGCTGAGATTCAGAATTATAGAAGGCATTGCTCGAGGTCTTCTTTATCTTCATGAAGATTCTCAGCTGAAGATTATTCACAGAGACTTGAAGGCGAGCAACATCCTGTTAGATGCAGAGATGAACCCTAAAGTTGCAGACTTTGGGACCGCAAGGTTGTTCGAAGCTGAAGAGACTCGAGCTGAAACAAGAAGAATAGCTGGAACCCG TGGATATATGGCTCCTGAATACCTTAATCACGGGAAAATCTCAGCTAAATCTGATGTATATAGCTTTGGTGTTATGCTTCTAGAGATGATAAGTGGGGAAAGAAACAATAGCTTTGAAGGAGAAGGACTTGCGGCTTTTGTAAGCTTTTGTCCtgaattttcttttatctttaaaCCTCTCTGTACAGAGTGTAAAATGTATATGTTCTTCGTGCAGGCATGGAAGAGATGGGTTGAAGGAAAGGCTGAGGCTGTAATTGACCCTTTACTGATGAAGGATCCGATAAACGAGATCATGAAGTTGATCCAGATTGGTTTATTGTGTGTTCAAGAGAATGCAGCAAAGAGACCAACTATGAGGTTGGTAATAGTTTGGTTTGGCAGTGATACTATCATCATTCCTTTACCTAAAGCTCCTGCTATGAGTGGAAGTCAATCTCAATCTGAAGATGGTACAATGTCAATAAGCAATGACTCCACGGAGTTGAGTTGTCGTTGA
- the LOC103853770 gene encoding putative cysteine-rich receptor-like protein kinase 39 isoform X2 has protein sequence MGKSFALVIILLSFLLLLVLQNLEVVNAVGCTGSFYNENSTYVQNRDDIFSTLPDKVIANGGFYNSSLGNSPNRVYALVLCQRGYEQQDCFNCVLSATRGIKKDCPTRMNSYTWDKDVEDNVSCLVRSSIHSTFGSLELEPAVRYPSPDGIDPSKNMTLFEQEWDGMVNRTVEAATGAETSSVLKYHGAIEAEFTEFENVYMLMQCTPDITSQDCNRCLRACVTLFKNQFWGRRGGEVNRPSCFFRWDFYTFHGAFGNVTRLPSPPAQEKGSSATDKKGRSTRSWVTIAIFVVLTFINVFVSISLIKFFARRRKSNNGINVDREEHSESDGQHMLRFNLGMILTATNNFSSENKLGQGGFGTVHKGILPNGQEIAVKRLSKGSGQGDTEFKNEVSLLTRLQHRNLVKLLGFCSEGDEEILVYELVHNSSLDHFIFDEERRSLLSWELRFRIIEGIARGLLYLHEDSQLKIIHRDLKASNILLDAEMNPKVADFGTARLFEAEETRAETRRIAGTRGYMAPEYLNHGKISAKSDVYSFGVMLLEMISGERNNSFEGEGLAAFAWKRWVEGKAEAVIDPLLMKDPINEIMKLIQIGLLCVQENAAKRPTMRLVIVWFGSDTIIIPLPKAPAMSGSQSQSEDGTMSISNDSTELSCR, from the exons atggGGAAATCCTTTGCTTTGGTGATCATTCTCttatcttttcttcttcttcttgtccttCAAAACCTCGAAGTCGTTAACGCCGTCGGGTGTACCGGAAGCTTTTACAACGAAAACAGCACTTACGTTCAGAATCGCGACGATATATTCTCTACTCTTCCTGATAAAGTAATCGCCAACGGTGGATTCTACAACTCTTCACTCGGCAACAGTCCCAACAGAGTTTACGCTCTTGTCCTCTGCCAAAGAGGCTACGAGCAACAAGATTGTTTCAACTGTGTCCTTAGTGCGACTCGGGGTATAAAAAAGGATTGTCCAACCCGAATGAATTCGTACACGTGGGACAAAGACGTTGAAGACAATGTTTCTTGTCTTGTACGTTCCTCAATCCACTCAACTTTTGGGAGCCTCGAGCTTGAACCTGCTGTTCGATACCCAAGTCCAGATGGTATCGATCCATCTAAAAACATGACCCTTTTTGAACAAGAGTGGGATGGGATGGTTAACCGGACTGTCGAGGCCGCCACTGGTGCTGAAACTTCCTCTGTGCTTAAGTACCATGGTGCCATAGAAGCCGAGTTCACCGAGTTTGAAAATGTCTACATGCTGATGCAGTGCACACCGGACATAACTTCTCAAGATTGCAATAGATGTTTGAGAGCATGTGTGACGTTATTTAAAAACCAGTTCTGGGGCAGACGAGGAGGCGAGGTCAATCGTCCGAGCTGCTTTTTCAGGTGGGATTTTTATACATTCCATGGTGCTTTTGGTAATGTTACTAGACTTCCTTCACCTCCGGCTCAGGAGAAGGGGAGCTCTGCAACAGACAAGAAAG GAAGAAGCACAAGGTCTTGGGTAACCATCGCGATATTTGTGGTTCTtacttttattaatgtatttgtaTCTATCAGTCTCATAAAGTTCTTTGCTCGGAGGAGAAAATCAAACAACGGAATCAATG ttGATAGGGAAGAGCACTCTGAGTCTGATGGTCAACATATGCTACGGTTTAATCTTGGTATGATCTTGACAGCAACCAATAACTTCTCGTCTGAAAATAAGCTTGGCCAAGGTGGATTTGGTACTGTCCACAAG GGGATATTACCAAACGGGCAAGAGATAGCGGTGAAGAGATTATCAAAAGGTTCAGGACAGGGAGATACAGAGTTTAAGAATGAGGTTTCACTCTTGACAAGACTCCAACATAGGAATCTCGTTAAGCTTCTTGGTTTCTGTAGtgaaggagatgaagagattCTTGTCTACGAGCTTGTCCATAATTCAAGTCTTGACCACTTTATCTTCG ATGAAGAGAGGCGTTCACTTCTTTCATGGGAGCTGAGATTCAGAATTATAGAAGGCATTGCTCGAGGTCTTCTTTATCTTCATGAAGATTCTCAGCTGAAGATTATTCACAGAGACTTGAAGGCGAGCAACATCCTGTTAGATGCAGAGATGAACCCTAAAGTTGCAGACTTTGGGACCGCAAGGTTGTTCGAAGCTGAAGAGACTCGAGCTGAAACAAGAAGAATAGCTGGAACCCG TGGATATATGGCTCCTGAATACCTTAATCACGGGAAAATCTCAGCTAAATCTGATGTATATAGCTTTGGTGTTATGCTTCTAGAGATGATAAGTGGGGAAAGAAACAATAGCTTTGAAGGAGAAGGACTTGCGGCTTTT GCATGGAAGAGATGGGTTGAAGGAAAGGCTGAGGCTGTAATTGACCCTTTACTGATGAAGGATCCGATAAACGAGATCATGAAGTTGATCCAGATTGGTTTATTGTGTGTTCAAGAGAATGCAGCAAAGAGACCAACTATGAGGTTGGTAATAGTTTGGTTTGGCAGTGATACTATCATCATTCCTTTACCTAAAGCTCCTGCTATGAGTGGAAGTCAATCTCAATCTGAAGATGGTACAATGTCAATAAGCAATGACTCCACGGAGTTGAGTTGTCGTTGA
- the LOC103853770 gene encoding putative cysteine-rich receptor-like protein kinase 39 isoform X3 has product MGKSFALVIILLSFLLLLVLQNLEVVNAVGCTGSFYNENSTYVQNRDDIFSTLPDKVIANGGFYNSSLGNSPNRVYALVLCQRGYEQQDCFNCVLSATRGIKKDCPTRMNSYTWDKDVEDNVSCLVRSSIHSTFGSLELEPAVRYPSPDGIDPSKNMTLFEQEWDGMVNRTVEAATGAETSSVLKYHGAIEAEFTEFENVYMLMQCTPDITSQDCNRCLRACVTLFKNQFWGRRGGEVNRPSCFFRWDFYTFHGAFGNVTRLPSPPAQEKGSSATDKKGRSTRSWVTIAIFVVLTFINVFVSISLIKFFARRRKSNNGINVDREEHSESDGQHMLRFNLGMILTATNNFSSENKLGQGGFGTVHKGILPNGQEIAVKRLSKGSGQGDTEFKNEVSLLTRLQHRNLVKLLGFCSEGDEEILVYELVHNSSLDHFIFDEERRSLLSWELRFRIIEGIARGLLYLHEDSQLKIIHRDLKASNILLDAEMNPKVADFGTARLFEAEETRAETRRIAGTRDDKWGKKQ; this is encoded by the exons atggGGAAATCCTTTGCTTTGGTGATCATTCTCttatcttttcttcttcttcttgtccttCAAAACCTCGAAGTCGTTAACGCCGTCGGGTGTACCGGAAGCTTTTACAACGAAAACAGCACTTACGTTCAGAATCGCGACGATATATTCTCTACTCTTCCTGATAAAGTAATCGCCAACGGTGGATTCTACAACTCTTCACTCGGCAACAGTCCCAACAGAGTTTACGCTCTTGTCCTCTGCCAAAGAGGCTACGAGCAACAAGATTGTTTCAACTGTGTCCTTAGTGCGACTCGGGGTATAAAAAAGGATTGTCCAACCCGAATGAATTCGTACACGTGGGACAAAGACGTTGAAGACAATGTTTCTTGTCTTGTACGTTCCTCAATCCACTCAACTTTTGGGAGCCTCGAGCTTGAACCTGCTGTTCGATACCCAAGTCCAGATGGTATCGATCCATCTAAAAACATGACCCTTTTTGAACAAGAGTGGGATGGGATGGTTAACCGGACTGTCGAGGCCGCCACTGGTGCTGAAACTTCCTCTGTGCTTAAGTACCATGGTGCCATAGAAGCCGAGTTCACCGAGTTTGAAAATGTCTACATGCTGATGCAGTGCACACCGGACATAACTTCTCAAGATTGCAATAGATGTTTGAGAGCATGTGTGACGTTATTTAAAAACCAGTTCTGGGGCAGACGAGGAGGCGAGGTCAATCGTCCGAGCTGCTTTTTCAGGTGGGATTTTTATACATTCCATGGTGCTTTTGGTAATGTTACTAGACTTCCTTCACCTCCGGCTCAGGAGAAGGGGAGCTCTGCAACAGACAAGAAAG GAAGAAGCACAAGGTCTTGGGTAACCATCGCGATATTTGTGGTTCTtacttttattaatgtatttgtaTCTATCAGTCTCATAAAGTTCTTTGCTCGGAGGAGAAAATCAAACAACGGAATCAATG ttGATAGGGAAGAGCACTCTGAGTCTGATGGTCAACATATGCTACGGTTTAATCTTGGTATGATCTTGACAGCAACCAATAACTTCTCGTCTGAAAATAAGCTTGGCCAAGGTGGATTTGGTACTGTCCACAAG GGGATATTACCAAACGGGCAAGAGATAGCGGTGAAGAGATTATCAAAAGGTTCAGGACAGGGAGATACAGAGTTTAAGAATGAGGTTTCACTCTTGACAAGACTCCAACATAGGAATCTCGTTAAGCTTCTTGGTTTCTGTAGtgaaggagatgaagagattCTTGTCTACGAGCTTGTCCATAATTCAAGTCTTGACCACTTTATCTTCG ATGAAGAGAGGCGTTCACTTCTTTCATGGGAGCTGAGATTCAGAATTATAGAAGGCATTGCTCGAGGTCTTCTTTATCTTCATGAAGATTCTCAGCTGAAGATTATTCACAGAGACTTGAAGGCGAGCAACATCCTGTTAGATGCAGAGATGAACCCTAAAGTTGCAGACTTTGGGACCGCAAGGTTGTTCGAAGCTGAAGAGACTCGAGCTGAAACAAGAAGAATAGCTGGAACCCG AGATGATAAGTGGGGAAAGAAACAATAG